In Diadema setosum unplaced genomic scaffold, eeDiaSeto1 scaffold_39, whole genome shotgun sequence, one DNA window encodes the following:
- the LOC140245838 gene encoding MOB kinase activator 3B-like, giving the protein MEFSGFFAKNKTFRPKKKVEQGTMRYNLHKKAQASLNSGLDLRVVVKLPAEEDFNDWLAVHVVDFFNRINLIYGTVCEYCNKETCPIMSGGPKYEYMWMDGDKYKKPTALPATDYINNLMDWVEHLINNETLFPVNVDVGFPKNFVPTCKKILTRLHRVFVHVYIHHFDKLVEIGAEAHINTCYKHFYFFVTEFNLVEHRELEPLREMIQKICV; this is encoded by the exons ATGGAGTTTTCTGGATTTTTCGCCAAGAATAAA ACATTCCGACCCAAGAAGAAGGTGGAACAGGGAACGATGCGGTACAACCTCCACAAGAAGGCCCAGGCCTCCCTCAACTCAGGCCTAGACCTACGGGTAGTGGTCAAGCTCCCTGCTGAAGAGGATTTCAACGACTGGCTGGCGGTTCATG TGGTCGACTTTTTCAACAGAATCAACCTGATCTATGGCACGGTGTGTGAATACTGCAACAAGGAGACATGTCCAATCATGAGCGGAGGTCCAAA GTACGAGTACATGTGGATGGATGGTGACAAGTACAAGAAACCGACGGCACTTCCCGCCACAGACTACATCAACAATCTCATGGACTGGGTAGAGCATCTCATTAACAATGAGACTTTATTCCCAGTTAATGTAG ATGTCGGCTTCCCCAAGAACTTTGTCCCAACGTGCAAGAAAATTCTGACCAGGTTACACAGAGTGTTCGTCCATGTCTACATCCACCACTTCGACAAGCTGGTCGAGATCGGAGCG gaGGCACACATAAACACGTGCTACAAACACTTTTACTTCTTCGTCACAGAGTTCAACCTCGTCGAACACAGAGAGTTAGAACCATTG AGAGAAATGATCCAGAAGATCTGTGTATGA